In a single window of the Flavobacterium sp. W4I14 genome:
- a CDS encoding histidinol dehydrogenase (product_source=KO:K00013; cath_funfam=3.40.50.1980; cog=COG0141; ko=KO:K00013; pfam=PF00815; superfamily=53720; tigrfam=TIGR00069) — MKIYNYSDLSKSKIEELCSRQIEDDKLVEERVTDIIGAVKKDGDQALFNFAKAFDKVDLEKLFLDTEELKAIASTIPSEAKKAIDTAYQNIKTFHQSQLKTEDKIETMPGVVCWRESRAIEKVGLYIPGGTAVLPSTFLMLATPAIIAGCKEIVVCSPPQSDGKTNCYLAYCAVLLGIEKVFLIGGAQAVAAMAFGTESVPQVYKIFGPGNRYVTTAKTMVQNKVAIDMPAGPSEVLVIADETANPSFIAADLLAQAEHGTDSQAILVATSNQIIADTLKEIENQLAILPRKEIAAKAIANSYAVFANNLDEAMLFSNEYAPEHLILATEHFQSLIPSIINAGSVFLGNFTPESVGDYASGTNHTLPTSGFAKAYSGVSTDAFLKKITFQHLSHEGLNNIGNTVEILAEAEGLDAHKNAVSIRLNFESEVGSPKSEDNRA, encoded by the coding sequence TTGAAAATCTACAATTATTCAGATTTATCTAAATCAAAAATTGAAGAACTTTGTTCAAGACAAATTGAAGACGATAAACTGGTTGAAGAACGGGTAACCGACATCATCGGCGCCGTAAAAAAAGATGGCGACCAGGCACTTTTTAACTTTGCAAAAGCATTTGACAAAGTTGATTTAGAGAAGCTGTTTTTGGATACTGAAGAATTAAAAGCGATTGCGTCTACCATTCCCTCCGAAGCAAAAAAAGCGATTGATACGGCTTACCAAAACATCAAAACTTTTCACCAGTCGCAGTTAAAAACTGAAGATAAAATCGAAACGATGCCAGGCGTTGTGTGCTGGCGCGAATCGAGGGCAATTGAAAAAGTGGGACTTTATATCCCAGGAGGAACAGCCGTTTTACCAAGTACTTTTTTAATGCTTGCTACTCCTGCAATCATCGCAGGCTGTAAAGAAATTGTGGTGTGTTCTCCCCCACAAAGTGATGGCAAAACCAATTGTTATCTGGCCTACTGTGCGGTGCTATTGGGTATCGAAAAAGTATTCTTGATTGGGGGCGCACAAGCTGTTGCAGCAATGGCTTTCGGAACAGAAAGTGTACCGCAGGTATATAAGATCTTTGGCCCAGGCAACCGTTATGTAACTACGGCAAAAACAATGGTTCAAAACAAAGTCGCCATTGATATGCCTGCAGGACCATCAGAGGTATTGGTTATTGCAGATGAGACTGCCAATCCGTCATTTATTGCTGCAGACTTACTTGCGCAGGCAGAACATGGAACTGATAGTCAGGCTATTTTAGTAGCTACTTCAAATCAGATTATTGCTGATACGTTAAAAGAAATTGAAAATCAGCTCGCTATCCTCCCACGAAAGGAGATAGCAGCTAAAGCAATAGCCAATTCTTATGCAGTTTTTGCTAATAACCTCGATGAGGCAATGCTATTTTCAAATGAATATGCACCAGAGCACTTAATATTGGCTACTGAACATTTCCAAAGCCTTATTCCATCGATTATCAATGCTGGATCAGTGTTCTTAGGGAACTTTACACCAGAAAGTGTTGGCGATTATGCCTCTGGAACCAACCATACTTTACCAACCAGTGGCTTCGCAAAAGCTTATTCGGGCGTATCAACTGATGCTTTTTTGAAAAAGATCACTTTTCAGCATTTATCCCACGAAGGATTGAACAACATTGGCAATACGGTTGAAATTCTTGCAGAAGCCGAGGGATTAGATGCGCATAAGAATGCAGTAAGTATTAGATTGAATTTTGAGTCCGAAGTCGGAAGTCCAAAGTCCGAAGATAACAGAGCATAA
- a CDS encoding hypothetical protein (product_source=Hypo-rule applied), whose protein sequence is MNKKLFYGKSFEVQNKHIISPIGDGVNVSDGSKLNS, encoded by the coding sequence GTGAACAAGAAATTATTTTACGGAAAAAGTTTTGAAGTACAAAACAAACATATCATATCGCCTATCGGCGATGGTGTAAATGTAAGTGATGGTTCAAAGTTAAATTCATAA
- a CDS encoding ATP phosphoribosyltransferase (product_source=KO:K00765; cath_funfam=3.30.70.120,3.40.190.10; cog=COG0040; ko=KO:K00765; pfam=PF01634,PF08029; superfamily=53850,54913; tigrfam=TIGR00070,TIGR03455), with the protein MKTLKIAIQKSGRLNEKSVEILKNCGLSFENYKSSLISTVTNFPLEILFLRDDDIPEYVQDGIADLGIVGENVIVETKAEVDYLQKLGFGKCTLKIAVQATSNIQKLEELNGKAIATSYPVILEKFLQEKGIKSDIRTISGSVEIGPGLGLSDAIFDIVSTGGTLKSNGLKPFADVMQSEAVLIGNKSIADNPEVAELLQRIRSVLSAKSNKYVVLNVSKDNLQKVVDLLPGVKSPTVVPLFEPNWVAVHSVIAEEDFWDKINSLKAAGAEGILVMPIEKIIR; encoded by the coding sequence TTGAAAACACTTAAAATCGCTATCCAGAAATCGGGTAGGCTAAACGAAAAATCTGTAGAAATACTTAAAAACTGTGGTTTATCTTTCGAAAACTACAAAAGCTCACTCATCTCAACCGTTACCAATTTCCCTTTAGAAATTCTTTTCCTCCGGGATGATGATATTCCTGAATATGTACAGGATGGCATTGCCGATTTGGGTATAGTTGGAGAAAATGTAATTGTAGAAACCAAAGCTGAGGTAGATTATCTACAAAAATTAGGCTTCGGGAAATGCACCTTAAAAATTGCTGTTCAGGCCACCAGTAATATCCAAAAACTGGAAGAGTTAAATGGCAAAGCAATTGCTACTTCTTATCCGGTAATCCTTGAAAAATTTTTACAGGAAAAAGGTATAAAATCTGATATCAGAACCATTTCTGGATCGGTAGAAATTGGTCCGGGCTTAGGCTTGAGTGATGCTATTTTTGATATCGTATCAACGGGTGGAACATTAAAGAGCAATGGACTAAAACCATTCGCTGATGTAATGCAATCGGAAGCTGTTTTAATCGGAAATAAATCAATAGCTGATAATCCAGAAGTTGCAGAATTGCTTCAACGTATCCGCTCTGTACTCAGTGCAAAGTCTAACAAATACGTGGTATTAAATGTATCAAAAGATAACCTTCAAAAAGTAGTCGATTTACTTCCGGGTGTTAAAAGCCCAACGGTAGTTCCGCTCTTCGAACCGAACTGGGTAGCCGTTCACTCTGTAATTGCCGAGGAAGATTTCTGGGATAAAATAAACAGTTTAAAAGCAGCAGGTGCTGAAGGCATTTTGGTAATGCCAATCGAAAAAATAATCAGATAA